In Mus musculus strain C57BL/6J chromosome 1, GRCm38.p6 C57BL/6J, a single genomic region encodes these proteins:
- the F11r gene encoding junctional adhesion molecule A precursor, which translates to MGTEGKAGRKLLFLFTSMILGSLVQGKGSVYTAQSDVQVPENESIKLTCTYSGFSSPRVEWKFVQGSTTALVCYNSQITAPYADRVTFSSSGITFSSVTRKDNGEYTCMVSEEGGQNYGEVSIHLTVLVPPSKPTISVPSSVTIGNRAVLTCSEHDGSPPSEYSWFKDGISMLTADAKKTRAFMNSSFTIDPKSGDLIFDPVTAFDSGEYYCQAQNGYGTAMRSEAAHMDAVELNVGGIVAAVLVTLILLGLLIFGVWFAYSRGYFERTKKGTAPGKKVIYSQPSTRSEGEFKQTSSFLV; encoded by the exons gctCTTTGGTACAAGGCAAGGGTTCGGTGTACACTGCTCAATCTGACGTCCAGGTTCCCGAGAACGAGT CCATCAAATTGACCTGCACCTACTCTGGCTTCTCCTCTCCCCGAGTGGAGTGGAAGTTCGTCCAAGGCAGCACAACTGCACTTGTGTGTTATAACAGCCAGATCACAG CTCCCTATGCGGACCGAGTCACCTTCTCATCCAGTGGCATCACGTTCAGTTCTGTGACCCGGAAGGACAATGGAGAGTATACTTGCATGGTCTCCGAGGAAGGTGGCCAGAACTACGGGGAGGTCAGCATCCACCTCACTGTGCTTG tacctCCATCCAAGCCGACGATCAGTGTCCCCTCCTCTGTCACCATTGGGAACAGGGCAGTGCTGACCTGCTCAGAGCATGATGGTTCCCCACCCTCTGAATATTCCTGGTTCAAGGACGGGATATCCATGCTTACAGCAGATGCCAAGAAAACCCGGGCCTTCATGAATTCTTCATTCACTATTGATCCAAAGTCGGGGGATCTG ATCTTTGACCCCGTGACAGCCTTTGATAGTGGTGAATACTACTGCCAGGCCCAGAATGGATATGGGACAGCCATGAGGTCAGAGGCTGCACACATGGATGCTG TGGAGCTGAATGTGGGGGGCATCGTGGCAGCTGTCCTGGTAACACTGATTCTCCTTGGACTCTTGATTTTTGGCGTCTGGTTTGCCTATAGCCGTGGATACTTTGAAA gaacAAAGAAAGG GACTGCACCGGGTAAGAAGGTCATTTACAGCCAGCCCAGTACTCGAAGTGAG GGGGAATTCAAACAGACCTCGTCGTTCCTGGTGTGA